Proteins encoded by one window of Salmonirosea aquatica:
- a CDS encoding PhoPQ-activated pathogenicity-related family protein, which produces MKYLFLFVTLVCLMCTQGRAQETVTPETALEAYLKNGDDSYQWSVRDSFQLGTVKAYNLALTSQKWRKYTWRHQLTILVPAQIEHDGALLFITGGSNTNEQPNWKRNNDGLVASLAQTANQNKAIVAALNQTPNQPLYGELKEDELISYTLHQFKNDHDYSWPLLFPMVKSAVRGMDAVQEFAKGTLKHPVNRFVVSGASKRGWTTWLTGSQDKRVAAIGPMVIDVLNMPVSLNYQIEVWHDYSVQIEDYVKLGIPQGAETEDGKALNQMIDPYSYRKALTMPKMIFIGTNDEYWPVDAIKNYYDDIPGKNLIHYVPNAGHDLGDGKQAITALGAFFGTTLLNKPYPECKWEFSKKGNSITLSVKASSDQLLDAILWSADSVEDRDFRNEVFSSKSLGKNHVGTITATQPLPEKGYRAFYMDLKYQSPTGGTYTVSTRMFVADSTGVL; this is translated from the coding sequence ATGAAGTACCTTTTTCTATTCGTAACTCTTGTTTGTCTTATGTGCACGCAAGGCCGGGCGCAGGAAACCGTTACACCCGAAACAGCTCTTGAAGCCTACCTGAAAAATGGCGATGATTCGTACCAGTGGTCGGTGCGGGATTCGTTTCAACTCGGCACGGTGAAAGCTTATAACCTGGCCCTTACCTCGCAAAAGTGGCGCAAGTACACCTGGCGGCATCAGCTGACCATCCTGGTTCCCGCCCAAATCGAACATGACGGCGCTCTGCTCTTCATCACGGGCGGCTCCAATACCAACGAACAACCCAATTGGAAGAGAAACAACGACGGGCTGGTGGCGAGTCTGGCTCAGACGGCTAACCAGAACAAGGCGATCGTAGCGGCCCTGAACCAAACGCCCAACCAGCCCCTTTATGGCGAGCTGAAAGAGGACGAGCTGATTTCCTACACGCTCCATCAATTCAAAAACGACCACGACTACTCCTGGCCGCTGCTGTTTCCGATGGTCAAGAGTGCCGTGCGGGGCATGGACGCCGTGCAGGAGTTTGCCAAAGGTACCCTGAAGCATCCCGTCAACCGCTTCGTAGTATCCGGTGCTTCCAAGCGCGGCTGGACCACCTGGCTCACCGGCTCGCAGGACAAGCGCGTGGCGGCCATCGGACCGATGGTGATCGATGTACTGAACATGCCCGTGAGCCTGAACTATCAGATCGAGGTGTGGCACGATTACAGCGTGCAGATCGAGGATTATGTAAAGCTGGGTATCCCGCAGGGTGCCGAAACCGAAGACGGAAAAGCGCTCAATCAAATGATCGACCCCTACTCCTATCGTAAAGCGCTCACCATGCCCAAGATGATTTTCATCGGCACCAACGACGAATACTGGCCCGTGGATGCGATCAAGAACTACTACGACGATATTCCCGGTAAAAACCTGATTCACTATGTACCCAACGCCGGGCACGACCTGGGCGATGGCAAGCAGGCCATTACCGCCCTGGGGGCGTTTTTCGGCACCACGCTACTCAACAAGCCCTACCCGGAGTGTAAATGGGAGTTTTCTAAAAAAGGCAATAGTATCACACTCAGTGTGAAAGCCAGTTCAGATCAGTTGCTGGACGCAATCCTGTGGTCGGCTGACTCGGTGGAGGATCGGGATTTCAGAAATGAAGTCTTTTCCAGTAAAAGTTTGGGCAAAAACCACGTAGGTACCATCACCGCCACCCAGCCCCTACCCGAAAAGGGGTACCGCGCTTTTTATATGGATTTGAAATACCAATCGCCCACCGGAGGTACCTACACCGTCAGTACCCGCATGTTTGTAGCCGATTCCACGGGTGTGTTGTGA
- a CDS encoding RNA polymerase sigma factor, with product MNQPSELLLRNVVEGDQEAFAELYNYYRVPALKFCFALLKDQEEAENALHEVFIKIWEKRAHIRPDLNFNSYLFTCLRNFVFDHFKRMEKDQRLREAYVNRMEHSTESDEAIRHDERDQFVQNVIARLSEKRKKIILLNIYEGKSYQEIAELMKISKNTVKNQLVKAKQILRDQLIVVYN from the coding sequence ATGAATCAGCCCAGTGAACTTTTGCTCCGTAATGTGGTTGAGGGAGACCAGGAAGCTTTTGCCGAATTGTACAACTACTACCGGGTACCCGCCCTGAAATTTTGTTTCGCCTTGCTGAAAGACCAGGAAGAAGCGGAGAACGCCCTGCATGAGGTTTTCATAAAAATATGGGAGAAACGGGCGCACATCAGGCCCGACCTGAACTTCAATTCTTACCTGTTCACGTGCCTGCGTAATTTCGTTTTCGATCATTTCAAGCGAATGGAAAAAGACCAGCGGCTACGGGAAGCCTACGTGAACCGCATGGAACACAGCACGGAATCCGATGAGGCAATACGACACGATGAGCGCGATCAGTTTGTACAGAACGTCATTGCCCGACTTTCGGAAAAACGTAAGAAAATAATCCTCCTCAATATCTATGAGGGCAAATCGTACCAGGAGATTGCGGAACTGATGAAAATATCGAAGAATACGGTCAAAAATCAGCTGGTGAAAGCCAAGCAAATTCTCAGAGACCAGCTTATCGTGGTCTATAATTAA
- a CDS encoding SusC/RagA family TonB-linked outer membrane protein: protein MNAIRLLRRQLSAGFLALLLVMLETSVAGANPLLPTARTVTGTITSQADGSSLAGVNIVVKGTQTGTSSDASGAFSVSVPDNQAVLVFSFIGYVSQEVPVGNRSVINIALAESAENLNEVVVTALGIKREERSLGYSVGKVDGKDLSRVAQENVLNGLAGKVPGVTISSTGGAGSSVSMVIRGATSLSNDNQPLFVIDGVPITNTLNNVSQIGSDNRVDYGNAISDLNPDDVESVSILKGPSAAALYGSRAGNGVVLITTKNGSKAKKMTVNISSNTVFEKPYKFLDFHSKFATGVLPFTPDNNPYPGGVLMIDEGSAGGSGPELDRGYKAIQWNSPKDASGKPIPTELVSHPNNVRNFVQTGITTTNGVSISNSNDVISYRLSYSNLQNKGIIPNSDLFKNSLALNSTLKLSNKLQLSTMVDVSRNNSNNRPAGNRGTNPMQWAYAVSPHIDILELKDYWIPGQEGIQQRSQDIKNYNNPYFLAYEVNNSFVRDRVFGNMKADYQITPEFSLMGRISLDTYNEQRETKIGNSYTGEPRGAYGVIDLQRFERNADFLATYAKPLGDFHISVSAGGNSRYQKTSDVNNASKTKSGLVIPGLFTLQNISQANIQYSSYKTQRAVYSVYGLANFGYKDMVYLDVTARNDWSSTLPKENRSYFYPSASLSVLLNEMIPFSNSINLLKIRGGVAQVGNDTSPYSLLNTLGNAEAWGDITRLSKSGNILLPDLKPEIATSYEAGVDLAMFRNRLRVSGTYYMVENRNQIIPTKLPPSTGFTTKNINAGLLVSKGVELAVGGTPVDKNGWRLDINTNISRNTTTIKELSDGLNFYTLWTDAKGGAWTYVGEKIGDIYDSELVTVTDKTSPYYGYPILDENGSWQSISASNTRNKIGNFNPKFIMGGQVALSYKAFTLNMSFDWRNGGDFVSQTYRYAESDLKTQRFLDNLINPNGLTGDALVSYLKANADELIKVNGNHFNIVGGPTEEYGGYPFEYGGNTYPYAVFNPGVIAQYNAEGQIVGYTENLGGADTKYIPYGDNYPWDFTRAATFDASFVKMREISLAYSLPNSLTKKLKMQNASIAVYSRNIILWTKAKIGVDPEMAFQQESGAQAGTQFKQGIERYNVIPWVIPVGVKLNLTF from the coding sequence ATGAATGCAATACGTTTACTTCGACGCCAGCTGAGTGCCGGGTTCCTGGCCCTTCTACTGGTCATGCTGGAGACCTCGGTGGCCGGAGCAAATCCGCTGCTTCCTACCGCGCGTACAGTGACTGGCACCATTACCTCGCAGGCCGATGGCTCTTCATTGGCCGGGGTCAATATTGTGGTAAAGGGTACCCAAACCGGTACCTCAAGCGATGCCTCAGGTGCTTTCTCCGTGTCGGTTCCTGACAATCAGGCCGTGCTGGTTTTCTCCTTTATCGGGTATGTGTCCCAGGAGGTACCCGTCGGCAACAGGAGTGTGATCAACATCGCCCTGGCCGAAAGCGCTGAGAATCTGAATGAGGTGGTCGTCACCGCGCTGGGCATCAAGCGTGAAGAGCGCTCACTGGGCTACTCGGTAGGCAAAGTAGACGGCAAGGACCTGAGCCGCGTGGCGCAGGAGAACGTGCTGAACGGCCTGGCGGGTAAGGTACCGGGCGTGACCATCAGCAGTACGGGCGGTGCGGGCTCTTCGGTGAGCATGGTGATCCGGGGGGCTACCTCGCTGAGCAACGACAACCAGCCTTTGTTTGTGATCGATGGGGTACCCATTACTAACACGCTCAACAACGTAAGCCAGATCGGCAGCGACAACCGGGTGGACTACGGAAACGCGATTTCGGATTTGAACCCCGACGATGTGGAAAGTGTGTCGATTCTGAAGGGTCCCAGCGCGGCGGCGCTTTACGGTTCCCGGGCGGGCAACGGCGTTGTACTGATCACGACCAAGAACGGCTCGAAGGCCAAGAAAATGACGGTCAACATTTCGTCAAATACGGTTTTTGAAAAACCCTACAAGTTCCTTGATTTCCATTCCAAGTTCGCGACCGGCGTACTACCCTTCACGCCCGACAACAACCCCTATCCCGGTGGAGTGCTGATGATCGACGAAGGCTCGGCGGGTGGATCAGGTCCCGAACTGGACAGAGGCTACAAGGCCATTCAGTGGAATAGCCCGAAGGATGCCAGCGGAAAACCCATCCCAACGGAACTGGTGTCGCATCCCAACAACGTACGCAACTTCGTGCAGACGGGCATTACGACGACCAACGGCGTGTCGATTTCCAATAGCAACGATGTGATCTCGTACCGCTTGTCCTACTCCAACCTGCAGAACAAGGGGATCATACCCAATTCGGACCTGTTCAAGAACTCGCTGGCGTTGAATTCTACGTTGAAGCTTAGCAACAAACTCCAGTTGAGCACGATGGTGGATGTCAGCCGCAACAACTCCAACAACCGTCCGGCGGGCAACCGGGGTACCAACCCCATGCAGTGGGCCTACGCGGTATCGCCCCATATTGACATCCTGGAATTGAAAGATTACTGGATTCCCGGTCAAGAGGGCATACAGCAGAGATCTCAGGATATCAAAAACTACAACAACCCCTATTTCCTGGCTTACGAAGTCAACAATAGCTTTGTCCGCGACCGGGTATTTGGCAACATGAAGGCCGATTACCAGATTACCCCCGAGTTTAGCCTGATGGGGCGTATCTCACTGGATACCTACAACGAACAGCGCGAAACCAAAATCGGCAACAGCTACACGGGTGAGCCACGCGGTGCGTACGGAGTCATCGACCTGCAACGCTTCGAGCGCAACGCCGACTTCCTGGCTACCTACGCCAAACCGCTGGGTGATTTCCACATATCGGTATCCGCCGGGGGGAACAGCCGCTACCAGAAGACATCGGATGTCAACAACGCCAGCAAAACCAAGTCGGGCCTGGTAATTCCGGGACTGTTCACGTTGCAGAATATTTCGCAGGCCAACATTCAATACAGCAGCTACAAAACCCAACGCGCCGTATATAGCGTGTATGGACTGGCTAACTTCGGTTATAAGGACATGGTGTACCTGGACGTAACTGCCCGCAACGACTGGTCGAGTACGCTGCCCAAGGAGAACCGCTCGTACTTCTATCCCTCGGCTTCGCTGAGTGTGCTGCTCAACGAGATGATTCCGTTTTCCAACTCGATCAATCTTCTGAAAATTCGGGGCGGCGTAGCGCAGGTAGGTAACGACACCAGCCCCTACTCCCTGCTGAATACGCTCGGTAACGCCGAAGCCTGGGGCGATATCACGCGGTTGTCGAAATCGGGCAATATCCTGCTGCCCGACCTGAAGCCCGAAATTGCCACCTCCTACGAAGCAGGCGTCGACCTGGCGATGTTCCGCAACCGACTGCGCGTATCGGGTACCTACTACATGGTCGAGAACCGCAACCAGATTATCCCCACGAAGCTACCTCCGTCTACCGGCTTTACGACCAAGAATATCAACGCCGGCTTGCTGGTCAGCAAGGGAGTTGAACTGGCCGTAGGGGGTACCCCCGTCGACAAAAACGGGTGGCGGCTCGACATCAATACCAACATTTCGCGCAACACGACCACCATCAAGGAGCTCTCGGATGGCCTGAATTTCTACACCCTCTGGACCGACGCCAAGGGTGGTGCCTGGACCTACGTGGGTGAAAAAATCGGCGATATCTACGATTCAGAACTCGTGACGGTGACGGACAAAACTTCTCCCTACTATGGGTACCCCATCCTGGACGAAAACGGTTCGTGGCAGAGCATTAGCGCCAGTAACACGCGGAATAAGATTGGCAACTTCAACCCCAAATTCATCATGGGCGGTCAGGTAGCCTTGTCTTACAAAGCGTTCACACTGAACATGTCCTTCGACTGGCGCAACGGCGGCGACTTCGTTTCGCAAACCTACCGTTACGCCGAGTCGGATCTGAAGACGCAGCGTTTTCTCGACAACCTGATCAACCCCAATGGCCTGACCGGCGACGCGCTGGTGAGCTACCTGAAAGCCAATGCGGATGAGCTGATTAAGGTCAACGGCAACCATTTCAACATTGTGGGCGGGCCTACGGAAGAGTACGGCGGGTACCCCTTCGAATACGGCGGCAACACCTACCCCTACGCGGTGTTCAATCCGGGCGTTATTGCCCAATACAACGCCGAAGGGCAGATCGTGGGCTACACCGAGAACCTCGGTGGTGCCGACACCAAGTATATCCCCTACGGCGACAACTACCCCTGGGACTTTACGCGGGCCGCTACTTTCGATGCCTCTTTTGTAAAGATGCGCGAGATTTCGCTGGCTTACAGCCTACCCAATTCGCTGACTAAAAAGCTCAAAATGCAGAATGCCAGCATTGCCGTGTACAGCCGTAACATCATTCTGTGGACGAAGGCCAAAATCGGGGTTGACCCCGAGATGGCTTTCCAGCAGGAATCCGGCGCGCAGGCAGGTACGCAGTTCAAGCAGGGGATCGAGCGTTACAATGTAATTCCCTGGGTGATTCCCGTAGGTGTGAAGCTGAATCTAACGTTTTGA
- a CDS encoding fibronectin type III domain-containing protein, whose amino-acid sequence MHVTQRCFLLLLTLVPSIHTYAQSPSPRATALAQRLALNPKIDQRLLFPTAVPDRVILNVTETPETSVAVNWRTDPGQAQGEVQWAVSTAGPQFLKTFHTVSAQTEFLSVQNGEATIEANYHAARIDSLQPGQTYVYRVGFGEHWSEWYQFKTPDSGKTLSFLYFGDAQNDVKSMWSRVIREAYKQMPQVDFLLHAGDLINRSNEDIEWGEWFHAGSFIHATVPGLMTPGNHEYAKGVILTPQWKKQFNLPTNGPTGLDETCYQINYGNLKVVSLDAEQIDESERYATQQAAWLDSILTHDPRPWTVVTLHYPFFSTSPKRDNAKLRERFKPIIDKHRVDLVLQGHDHAYGRGSVTNAPATADTRKKASETVYVVSVSGPKMYEVSDDPWMDRRAQNTQLFQLITLEGKQLRYRAFTAAGELYDSFVLEKGKNGLNKLTNAIPATAERLD is encoded by the coding sequence ATGCATGTTACCCAACGCTGTTTTCTCCTTCTGCTTACCCTTGTTCCATCTATACACACATATGCCCAATCGCCGTCGCCCCGCGCGACGGCGTTGGCGCAACGATTGGCCCTGAACCCGAAAATAGACCAACGCCTCCTGTTCCCCACGGCTGTTCCCGACCGTGTGATCCTGAACGTGACTGAAACCCCCGAGACGTCAGTGGCGGTCAATTGGCGTACCGATCCTGGCCAGGCGCAGGGCGAAGTGCAATGGGCCGTGAGCACGGCGGGACCGCAGTTTCTGAAAACATTTCATACGGTTTCGGCCCAAACTGAGTTCCTTTCCGTGCAGAATGGCGAGGCTACCATCGAGGCCAATTACCACGCCGCCCGGATCGACTCCTTACAACCGGGGCAGACCTACGTGTACCGGGTAGGCTTCGGTGAACACTGGAGCGAATGGTACCAGTTCAAGACGCCCGATTCGGGTAAAACCCTTTCGTTCCTGTACTTTGGCGACGCCCAGAATGATGTAAAATCCATGTGGTCGCGGGTAATCCGGGAAGCTTATAAACAAATGCCGCAGGTAGACTTCCTGCTCCACGCGGGCGATCTCATCAACCGTTCCAACGAGGACATCGAGTGGGGCGAATGGTTCCACGCGGGATCGTTCATCCACGCCACCGTACCCGGCCTCATGACGCCCGGCAACCACGAGTACGCCAAAGGCGTCATTCTGACCCCGCAGTGGAAAAAGCAGTTCAACCTACCCACCAACGGCCCCACAGGATTGGACGAAACCTGTTACCAGATTAACTACGGAAACTTGAAAGTGGTGTCGCTCGACGCCGAGCAGATTGACGAATCGGAGCGGTACGCCACACAGCAAGCCGCCTGGCTGGATTCCATCCTCACGCATGATCCCCGCCCCTGGACGGTCGTTACGCTGCACTACCCGTTTTTCTCCACCAGCCCGAAGCGTGACAATGCCAAGCTCCGGGAACGCTTCAAACCTATCATTGACAAACACCGGGTGGATCTGGTGCTACAGGGCCATGACCACGCCTACGGGCGCGGCAGCGTGACCAACGCTCCGGCCACGGCCGACACCCGAAAAAAAGCCTCCGAAACCGTCTATGTCGTTTCCGTTTCCGGTCCCAAAATGTACGAGGTTTCTGATGACCCGTGGATGGATCGCCGCGCGCAGAACACACAGCTTTTTCAGCTCATCACGCTGGAAGGAAAGCAGTTGCGCTACCGTGCGTTTACTGCCGCCGGTGAATTATACGATTCGTTTGTTCTGGAAAAAGGCAAGAATGGTCTAAATAAGCTAACGAACGCCATTCCTGCCACCGCCGAGAGACTGGACTGA
- a CDS encoding SusD/RagB family nutrient-binding outer membrane lipoprotein, whose translation MKTSNKKYLVFLVLLTSFFSCKDLTELNENPNGVESSQVNPNLIMPTVLTEAAKLYTNLGYQDIAGVVQHTQKDAWSSGHNDYDWSNQSWSGYYDILRNNDLLYQRAVETNFEFHQGVALVMRAFMFGLITDLWGDAPYSSALNGELGGTENILPAFDSQEAIYTGILADLEKANGLLAKPKSEYSGIVDNVDVYYAGNPAAWQKFANSLALRYFMRISAKKADVAKAGIEKIVSDAAKYPIITKSTEDATMAFPGTSDGTSWPANSVFDASGSNYRRIKMASTLVESLQAKNDPRLGVWANKVEVPLVVDATLPAGTDKIVNGKRMLSPDKVGNTVIDTDPEYVGLPPSFSALPSAYNLNPTPGQTSFNPHVSFLNDIYKQAKGPLLKARLISAAEVHFILAEAALKGWAAGDAKAHYEAGIQNSLTTWGVGGKYAEYIAQPNVAYKGTLQQIMEQKWIASWTAATEAWFDFRRTGFPALKAGPAAKRSVLPVRFYYMQDELNINKANATAALDKLEVTNYSQADNKNSAWSKPWLIQGTGKPW comes from the coding sequence ATGAAAACATCCAACAAAAAATACCTCGTTTTTCTGGTGTTGCTCACTTCGTTTTTTTCCTGTAAAGACCTTACGGAACTCAACGAAAACCCGAACGGCGTGGAATCCAGCCAGGTGAACCCCAACCTGATTATGCCCACGGTACTTACCGAAGCGGCAAAACTATACACCAACCTGGGCTACCAGGACATCGCGGGCGTGGTACAGCATACCCAAAAGGACGCCTGGTCGAGCGGACACAACGACTACGACTGGTCGAACCAGAGCTGGAGCGGCTATTATGACATCCTGCGCAACAACGACCTGCTGTACCAGCGGGCCGTGGAAACCAATTTTGAGTTTCACCAGGGCGTGGCACTGGTCATGCGGGCATTCATGTTCGGCCTCATCACCGACCTGTGGGGCGACGCCCCCTATTCCAGTGCGCTGAATGGCGAATTGGGCGGAACCGAAAATATCCTACCCGCCTTCGACAGCCAGGAAGCGATTTATACCGGTATCCTGGCCGATCTGGAAAAAGCCAATGGTTTGCTCGCCAAGCCCAAGAGTGAGTATTCGGGAATCGTGGACAATGTGGACGTGTACTATGCCGGTAACCCGGCGGCCTGGCAAAAGTTCGCCAATTCGCTGGCCCTGCGCTATTTCATGCGCATCTCGGCCAAAAAGGCCGATGTAGCCAAAGCGGGCATTGAGAAAATTGTTTCTGATGCTGCCAAGTACCCCATCATTACCAAGAGCACCGAGGACGCCACCATGGCATTCCCCGGCACGAGCGACGGTACGTCCTGGCCTGCCAACTCCGTATTTGACGCAAGCGGCAGCAACTACCGCCGCATCAAAATGGCGTCTACCTTAGTCGAGTCGCTGCAAGCCAAAAATGATCCCCGGTTGGGTGTTTGGGCAAATAAAGTAGAAGTACCCCTGGTGGTGGATGCTACCCTACCCGCCGGAACTGATAAGATCGTAAATGGCAAGCGGATGCTTTCGCCTGATAAAGTGGGCAATACGGTAATAGACACCGACCCTGAATACGTGGGGCTGCCACCAAGTTTTTCGGCGTTACCTTCGGCCTATAACCTCAACCCAACGCCCGGTCAGACTTCCTTCAACCCGCATGTATCGTTCCTGAACGACATCTACAAGCAAGCCAAAGGTCCTTTGCTGAAAGCCCGGTTGATTTCCGCCGCCGAGGTACATTTCATCCTGGCCGAAGCCGCTCTGAAAGGCTGGGCCGCTGGCGATGCCAAAGCCCACTACGAAGCCGGTATCCAGAACTCCCTCACGACCTGGGGTGTCGGAGGGAAATATGCCGAGTACATCGCCCAGCCCAACGTAGCCTACAAGGGTACCCTACAGCAAATCATGGAACAAAAGTGGATCGCCAGCTGGACGGCTGCCACCGAGGCGTGGTTCGATTTCCGGCGCACCGGCTTCCCGGCCCTGAAGGCAGGCCCCGCGGCCAAACGCTCCGTGCTACCCGTTCGTTTCTACTACATGCAGGACGAATTGAACATCAATAAAGCCAATGCCACTGCCGCCCTGGACAAGCTGGAAGTGACAAACTATTCTCAGGCGGATAACAAAAACAGTGCCTGGTCGAAGCCCTGGCTCATTCAAGGTACGGGCAAGCCCTGGTAA